The Deltaproteobacteria bacterium sequence GCCGTCCAGGAAGTCGGCCCGGCGCAGCCGCTGGCTCAACTCGCCGAGGGTCACGACTCTCCCCCCGCAGCGGCCGGGAGACCGGGTGGGCTGCCCTCCCACGGCGCGCGGTCGAGCCAGCGGATGACGCGTATCCCCTCGCTCGCCGGCGTGGCCAGGTCGGCGACCACGGCCACGTGCGACCGGTTGCGCTCGGTGCGGAGGTCGCCCCGCGCGTCGATCGTCACCAGGTGCGGTGCGGTCGGGACATCGACGAGCGCCGTCAGCGTGGGGTCGATCGCCGCGAGCTGGGCCGTCACCAGGTCGCGGATGGGCGCCCCCCCGTCGCGCTGCGCGATCAGGTCCGCGGCCGCCGCCGCGTCGATGCCGAGGAGGGCCTGGAACACGGCCGCCGGGGCCCTGTCGACGGAGATCGTCGTGGCGCGGTTGTACACGGAGAAGATGTCCCTCAGCCCCGGCACGCCGTCCCTGCCGTAGTAGAGGGCCGGCGTGACGCCCCGCACCAGGAGCAGCTCCTCCGGCGAGTCGAAGAACGCGTTCTTCGCCCGGTACGGCACGCGCCGCTTCAGGTAGTACCCGCTCTCGGCGCCGTGGGCGCGCTTCAGGCTGTCGTGGTCACGCCAGTCGAGGATCGAGTCGACCACGGTGTCGATCGTCGCCTGCATGTGCCGGTCGATGCCGGTGGTCGGGTCGCCCTGAGCGAGGTTCGTGATGACGCGCTGGAGGAGCGCCTCGCCGATCTTGTTGAGCGAGATGCGGCCGGTCTCGTCGATCATGCGCACCGCCCAGCGCCCGCCCGCGAAGTCTCCCTCGTGCCACTGCCCGTCGATCGGCACGAGCGGCCCCTCGTCGTCCTCGTCGAGCGTGTGGGGACCCTGGGGGATTCCCGCGGCGGCGGCGGCGGCGCCGGGCTGCGTGGCCTGGTTCGCCTCGCGCCGGCGCTCGGCGTCGAAGATGGCCCGGTTCATCCCGGCGAGCGCCAGGTAGTAGCCTTGCGTCTCGTCGGCCAGGTTGATGGACGCCATCGCGTCGTCGCGCATGTAGCGGGCGAAGTCGAGCGCGATCACGCCGAGGACCATGAAGATCCAGAGGACGAGGAGGAGCGCCACGCCCCGCTCGCCGCGCCGGCGGGCCGGCTCACTCGTCCGGTTCATCGGGTTCGTCCTCCGGCGTGTCGTCGTCGGAATCGCCGTCGTCGTCGTCGAGGAAGCCGGCGCCCCCCTCCTCGCCGTAGTGCGCCGCCATGACGGGAATCTCCTGCCCCCAGGTGCCGGCCTCGAGGCCCGGGATGCCGTCGACCAGGACGCGCACCGCCACAGGCAGCATGTCCTCCTCGTCGTGGCCGTTCCACTCGCTGCGCCACTCGGGCTCGACGCCCTCGTAGAACAGGTACTCGAACTTGAGGCTCCTGAAGTCGTCCAGGAGGACGGCGGAGTGCAGGCCCGGCTGGTCGACCGGCTCCCGGCCGAGCCGCCTGGTCGAGAAGAACGGGCTCTCGCTCATCACCAGACGCGGCGGATCGTCGATCACCTGGTAGACCACGCGCGTGAGGCCGCCCCCGCCCTCGAGGCCCGCGGCCGTGATGAACGCCATCGAGCTGGCGGTTCCCATGAAGAAGACGTACTCCTCGTCGTCGCGGTTGCGCGCCTTGTAGGGGACGGTTGACTTGATCTGGCGGATGATGACGTCGGTCGCGACCCGCAGACGCTGCGTCGCAACCACCGCGACCTCCCCCCGCTCCACCGCCCGGATGCCCAGATAGAAGGCGCCGTAGCAGATCACGGTCACGAGCGCGAGTGCCGTGAGCGCGATGACGACCTCGAGGAGGGTGAAGCCGGTCGCGGCGGGGGCGCCCCCCCGGCCGCCCGTGTGCGCCGGCCTACTCATTCTCCGGGGCCATCCGGAGGCTCTTCAACGTGTAGGTCTTGGCGCCCGTGCCGTCCTGCCAGGTGACGTCGACCTCCAGGTAGCGGAGCGAGCGCTCCGACTGAAAGTCGAGCTGCTTGTCGCTCAGGCCCTCGTCCCGCCCGGCATGGCGGATCAGGATGTGGGTGCGGAAGCCCTCGGCGCTGTCGCGGTTCTCGCTGTGGTCCTGGATCTCCGGGGCGGCGAGCAGCGCGTCCATGGCAGCGCGCGCCGCCAGCACGGCGCGCGTCTCCCGGCTCGCCCGAGCCTGCATGCGCAGGCTCCCGCCGAAGATCTGGAGGCAGGTGACGATCCCCACCCCGAGGATCGCGAGCGCGACCGCGATCTCGATGAGCGTGAAGCCAACGCTGGCGGGGGACCGCCTCACCCGGTTGCGTCCCCCACCTGCACCGTGCCGAGGAGCGGATCGAGGGCGACCCGCAGGCGGTGCTCTGTGCGATCATGCCGGCCCGCGAGGATCACCTCGGCGCCGCTCGTGCTCCCGTTCGGGAAGAAGAGGACCTGCACCACCCCGTCGCCGAAGGCCTGCCCGCCGCGCACGTCCTCGATGACGGCGCGGTCGGTGAGCACCGCCCAGCGGCCCCAGGCCGTGGTGTGGATGCTGTTCGCGAGCGCGTCGATGACCAGCTCCTGCGGCTGGCCGAGCGCCACCGCCTCGCCCCGGCAGTAGTGCATCGTCGACGCGATCTGGCGCGCCGCCCGGCGCACCTCGCGCGCCTCGAGGCCGCCCTCGACCATGGGGACGACGAGCGCGCTCCCGAGGGCGATGATGATGAGCACCACCACCGCCTCGAGGAGCGTGAAGCCCGACTCGCGAGCGGTCTTCGGGGGGCTCACCCGGTGTCGCCTTCCCAGCTGGTGATGTCGCGGTTGTCGCCGTCGCCGCCGGGAGCGCCGTCCGCCCCGTAGGAGAGGAGGTCGTAGGGGTGCCCGCCCTCGCCGGGGGCGCGGTAGTAGTACGGGCGATCCCACGGATCCCGCGGGGTGTCCTTCTTGAGATACGGGCCGTCCCAGCGATCGACGCCGAAGGGCCGCTGGCGCAGCGCCGCGAGCCCCTCCTGCGACGTCGGGTAGCGGCCCACGTCGAGCCGGAAGGTGTCGAGCGCCGTGCCGAGCATCTCGACCTGGGCGCGCGCCGCCTTCACCTTCGCCTTCTCCCCCTGGCGGATGAAGTTGGGCCCGACCAGCGCCACCAGGAGCCCGATGATCACCATCACGACCATCATCTCGATGAGCGTGAAGCCCGACTCCCGTCTCCGTCTTCGCATGGGTGCACTCCTCACATTGGCAGATCGTTCACGCTGAAGATCGCCGACAGCATGGAGATCACGATCGACCCGACCCCGAGGCCCATCACCAGGATGAGCACCGGCTCGAGCAGGCGCGTGAACTGTTGGATCTTGACCCGTACCTCGCGGTCGAAGTGGTCGGCGACGCGGATCAGGAGCTCGTCGAGCTTGCCGGTCTCCTCGCCGACCGCGATCATCTGCACGGCGAGGGGTGGGAAGACGCCGGAGCGCGCGAGCGGCTCGGCGACCCCCGCGCCCTCGCGCACGCCGACCTCGACCTCGCCGAGCGAGCGCGCGATCACCTGGTTGCCGGCGACCTCCTTCACGATGCCGAGCGCCTGCAGCATGGGGACGCCGCTCTTCAGCAGCGTGCCGAGCGTACGCGCGAGGCTCGCGACCTCCATCTTGCGGAGCAGCGGTCCCACCAGCGCGAAGCGGAGCTTCCACTGGTCCCACTCGTAGCGCCCGCGCGGGGAGCGGATCGAGTAGCGCAGGCCGCCCGCGACGAGCCCGACGGCGCCGATCCCGGCCCACCAGTAGCCGCGCACCGCTGCCGACACCGCGAGCAGCACCCGCGCCTGCAGCGGAAGGGCGCGTCCCATCTCGCTGAACAGGACCGTGAACTTGGGCAGCACGTAGACGAGCAGCACGAGGATCGAGACGCCCATCGCACAGACGAGGAGCACCGGGTAGGTGAGCGCCGAGCGTACCTCGTCCCGCAGCTGCTGCCCGCGCTCGAGGTACTCGACCAGCCGCTCCAGCACGAGCTCGAGGAAGCCGCCGATCTCGCCCGCGCGGATCATGTTCACGTAGAGGGGCGGGAAGGCGCGGTGCTGGCCGAGCGCCTCGGCGAGCGACTTGCCACCCTGCACGGCATGCAGCACCTCGGTCAGGATGCGCTTCAACTCCGGGTTGTCGGCCAGGTCGGCGAGCGTGGCGAGGCTCCGGTCGAGGGGCAGGCCGGAGCCCACGAGGGCCGACAGCTCCTGGGTCATGATGAGGAGGTCGCGGCCCTTGACGCGGCGGCGCCCGAGCGCGGGCAGGGCCGGCAGCTGGACGCCGGCCGCGCGCGGGCGGGCGCCGTCCCCCGAGGCGATCGAGAGCGGGATGAGGCCGCGATCGTGCAGGCGGGCGACGACCGCCGGCACCTCGGCGGCCTCGATCATCCCCTCGATGACCTTCCCCTGCGGGTCAACCGCGCGATACTGGAACTGCGCCACCAGGGCTCCTCCCGCCGCCCATCCCTCGCCGCTCCGCCACACGGAGGCTAAAGTGCGGGAAAAACGCTACATTCATATACTGAGGGTCGGCACCTTTCAACTTCGCAACGCCCGCCTCGACGCCCACTTAGACTCGCCTGCCGAGCGGCGCTTCATGCCGGGAGGCGCACCCGGCCGTCCATGCTCGCGGGTGGCTCGACACCGAGCAGCGCGAGGATCGTGGGGGCCAGGTCGATGATGTCGAGCCCGTCGGTCGAGGAGGCCGAGCCTAGACCTCCTCCTGCGTGACGCGCACCACCTCGGCCACCGTGGTGACGCCGGTTCGGACCTTGTGCCAGCCGTCCTCTCGCAGGGTCCTCATCCCTCGCTGCACCGCGGCGTCCTTGATGATGCCCGCCGAGGAGCGCTCCAGGATGAGCGGGCGGATGACTTCGTTCACGGGCAGCAGCTCGAAGATGCCCAGGCGGCCGCGGTAGCCGGTCTGCGCGCAGTCCTCGCAGCCCTCGCCCTCGAACACCTGCGTGCCGCCGTCGCCGCCGATGTCGCGCAGCACTTCGGCGGCCATCTCCGCCGGCCGGCGGCACTTCGTGCACATCCGGCGCACCAGGCGCTGCGCGAGCACCCCGAGCAGCGACGAGGCGAGCAGGTAGTCCTCCACGCCCATCTCGAGGAGGCGCGACACGGCGCCGGCCGCGTCGTTGGTGTGCAGGGTCGAGAAGACGAGGTGGCCGGTGAGCGCCGCCTGGATCGCGATCTCGGCCGTCTCGGCATCGCGGATCTCGCCCACCATGATGACGTCGGGGTCCTGGCGGACGATCGAGCGCAGCCCGTTCGCGAACGTGAGGCCGATCTGCGGCTTCACGTGGATCTGGTTCACCCCGAAGAGCTGGTACTCCACCGGATCCTCGATGGTGATGATCTTCTTGTCGGGCGAGTTGATCTTGTCGAGCGCCCCGTAGAGCGTGGTCGTCTTGCCGCTGCCGGTGGGGCCCGTCACCAGGATCATGCCGTAGGGCTTCGTGATCAGGCGGTTGAACTGGGTGAGGGTGTCCTCCGGGAAGCCGAGCGACTCGAGGTTGACCACGATGCTCGAGCGATCGAGGATGCGGAGCACGACGCTCTCGCCGTAGAGCGTGGGCAGGGTCGACACGCGGAGATCGATCTCGCGGCCCATGAGCCGGAGCTTGATGCGCCCGTCCTGCGGCAGGCGGCGCTCGGCGATGTTGAGCTTCGCCATGATCTTGATGCGCGACACGATCGCGGCTTGGAGCCGGCGCGCCGGCGCCTCCACGTCGTGCAGAACGCCGTCGATGCGGTAGCGCACCTTGAGCTCGTTCTCGAACGGTTCGATGTGGATGTCCGAGGCGCGCTGCTCCACGGCGCGGCTGATGAGCAGGTTCACGAAGCGGATGACCGGCGCTTCGGAGGCGAGATCGCGGAGGTGGTCGACGTCCTCCTCGTCGTCGCCGAAGTACTCGATCTCCGCGTCGGCCGGCTCCTCGGCCCTCCCGTCCGCGGCCGTGCCGCCGCCGTAGATCGTCTCGAGCGCTTCCAGCACGTCGCGCTCGCGCGCCAGGCGGGGCTCGACCTGGAGCCCGGTCGCCAGCTGGAGGCCCTGGATGGTGTAGTAGTCGGCGGGGTCGGACATCGCCACGGTGAGCGTGCCGTTGGTCTGGGCGAGCGGCAGCGCCTTGGCGTGTTTCAGGAACTTCAGGTTCAGACCGTTGAGCGGCACCGGCGCGGTCGGGAAGTCGCGCCGGTGGACCGGCTCGACGCCCAGGTAGGTCGCGAGGAGCGGGAGCAGGTCTTCCTCTGAGATGAAGCCGAGGTCGAGGAGGAGGCGCTCCAGCCGCTCGCCCCGCTCCTGCTGGAGACGCTTCACCTTGCGCAGGTCGTCCTGGCTGAGGCGCCCCTGCTCGAGCAGGAGCTGCTCGAGCGTACGGTGCTGGAGCTCCATCAAGTTGAAAGGATACTCGTGCACCTGCTGAGCGGCAAGCCGAGCTCCGGGCGGCGCAAGGCCCGTCAGGATGCGAGGCGACGGCGCCAGTCGTCCAGCACCGTCGCGAGCGTGTCGGCGAGCGCGATCCGCGGCCTCCACCCCGTGTCCGCCGCGATTCGGGCGTGGCTCCCCACCACCCGCGGCACGTCCACCGCCCGCCTGAGCGCCGGGTCCGACTGGACTCGCACCGGCACGCGGGCGTGCCCGCGCAGGACCGCGATCACCTCGGCGATGCTGGTCCCCTCGCCCGAGCACACGTTGTAGGCCGCCCCCGCCCGCCCGCGTTCGAGGAGCGCCACGTAGCCCGCGGCGATGTCGCGCACGTCGGAGAAGTCGCGCACCGGATCGACGTTGCCGACGCGGAGGACCGGCTCCTGCCGTCCCGCCTCGATGAGGGCGAGCTGCCGGGCGAGGGCGCTGCACACGAAGGCCGCGTCCTGCCCCGGGCCGGCGTGGTTGAAGGGGCGGGCGCGGACCACGTCGAGGCCGTAGGCGCGTGCCCACTGTGCCGCCGCGATGTCCGCCGCGGCCTTGCTGGCGCCGTAGACGCTCACCGGCCGGAGCGGCGTCTCCTCGACGATCGGCAGGTCCTCCGCGCGCACCTCGCCGTAGACGTCGCTCGAGGTGACGACCAGCAGGCGCGCGCGCGGCGCGTGGGCGCGGGCGGCGGCGAGCACCGCGAGCGTGCCTCCGAGGTTCGTGCGGTAGGCGCTCGCGGGGTCGCGCTCGGCAGCGGGGGCGAAGGAGAGCCCGGCCAGGTGGACGAGCGCTCCGGGCGCGAGCGCGCGCACGAGGTCCGGGAAGCGGCCGTCGGCGAGATCGCCCCGGTGGAACGCGTCGGGCGCGAGGGGCAGCGCCCCGAGGCGCGGCCACGGACCCGCGCCGCGCACGAGCCCGTGCACCTCGTGCCCCGCCTCGAGGAGCGCCGCCGCGACCACCGGGCCGGCGAAGCCCGTGATGCCGGTCACGAGGACGCGCATCGCCCGCTCAGGTGCGCTGCAGGCGGTCGAGGTCCGCGCGCACCATCATCTCGACCAGCTCGCGGAAGGAGACGCGCGGCGCCCAGCCGAGCACGCGGCGCGCCTTCGAGGCGTCGCCCACCAGGTGCTCGACCTCCGCCGGCCGGAGCAGCGCCGGGTCCTCGCGCACGTGCTGGCGCCAGTCGAGCCCGACGCAGCCGAAGGCGACCTCCACCAGCTCGCGCACGCTGTGCGACTCGCCGGTCGCGACCACGTAGTCGTCCGCCGTGGGCTGCTGCAGCATGCGCCACATGGCCTCGACGTGGTCGCCGGCGAAGCCCCAGTCGCGGCGCGCCTCCAGGTTCCCGAGGCGCAGCTCGGGCGCGAGGCCGAGCTTCACCCGCACGGCGCCGTCGCTCACCTTGCGCGTCACGAACTCGCGGCCGCGGCGGGGAGAGTTGTGCACGACGAGCCGGCCCACTCCGGCACAGAACGTACCACTCTCGGTCTCGAGGTCGAACACCCACTCACCTTCGGAAGCGCGCCGCGGAACGACTCGACGGACCTCGGCTGGGTTCTTCCGCAGATGCTGGCCCTTGAGGCCCTGAGGGCGTGATGAGGAAAGGCTCAGCTGATAGTATGGGGGGTCGTCGCGCCACTCGACGTAGACCGACGATTGCTGTCCCCTCAGCGTATAGAGCCAGCAGAGTCCCTGCGCCAGGACCGGGCTGTTTGTCTTGACGCTGTCCCCGTTGCCCGCCTTGAGGCCGTCTCCGGCGTAGTAGGCGGCAAGGAACGCCTGCTGCGCCCAGTCGTCGGCGTTGAGGACGAGCGGCGGCACCTGCTTGTGCCCGGTGGCAGTGTAGAGCTGGCTTCTCAGCCACCCGGCCACCTGCGGAGCGCCCGTGAGCGCGAGCTGCTTGACCCTGCGCTCACGATCGAAGCCGGACGGCGCCTCCCACTCCCGCGCGGTCCCGAGGAAGAGGCGCGACCACAGCTCGGTGACCCGGGCGCGGAAGCCATGGCCATTGTTCGTGAACTGGACGTGGGCGCTCTCCTTCCCGATGTACCCGTCGGCAGCCATGAAGCCGAGGAACTCGGCCATCTCGGGCGACACGCACGTCCACGACGGTCGCGGAGGTACCGATGCCGCCAGCGCCAGGTCGTCGCCCGGCGCCAGGGACTCTGCCCGCGCCTCGCGTCGGTCGCCATGCAGCATGGTGTGGTGGGCGGTCACCGTCACGACACCGCCGCGCGCCTCCACCGACAGCAGGCGATGCTCGGGATCCCTCGGCCGATGGCGGCTCGCCGTGATTGCCTGTACCCTCGTCCACCTGGCGCCGTCCCACACCTCGAGCCCCTCGGGCGTGAAGAACTGGACGCTCGCGCCCTTCTCCCTCACCGCCACGAGGTCCGGTGGCGTGCGCACCGAGATCCCACCCGCGTCGCGAACCATGAGGGGTGTCGAGGCGACGATGCATTCATGGTTGAACAGTATCCCCGAGCACGCGTAGAGCCCGTAGCTCTCGCGATAGTTGACGGTGATGAAGTGGCCGTACACCTTGGCCACGCCGTACGGGCTGCGCGGGTAGAAGGGGGTCGTCTCGCGCTGCGGCGTCTCGCGCACCCGGCCGAACATCTCGCTCGAGCTGGCCTGGTAGAAGCGCGCCTCGGGGGCGACCAGGCGGATGGCCTCGAGGAGCCGGGTGACGCCCACGGCGTCGAACTCCGCCGTCAGCACGGGCTGCTGCCAGGAGGTAGGGACGAAGGACTGCGCGGCGAGGTTGTAGATCTCGTCCGGCTCGACCGCGCGCAGGAGGTCGATGAGCGAGAGCTGGTCGAGCAGGTCCGCCTGTCTCAGCTCGATGCGGTCGCGCAGGTGTGCCACCCGCTCGAAGTTCTCCGTGCTCGCGCGGCGCACCATGCCGACGATGCGGTAGCCCTTCTCGAGTAGCAGCTCGGCCAGGTACGACCCGTCCTGGCCCGTGATGCCGGTGATGAGCGCCGTCTTCACGTCACCCTCCCGTAGCGGTCCTCGAGCCGCACCACGTCGTCCAGCTCGGGGGTCGAGACCTCGAGGATGTCGGCGTCTTCGAGCGCGGTCACGCGATGGCGCGTTCCGGGCGGCAGGTGGAAGCCTTCGCCCGGTCCGAGCCGGACGCGGCAGGGCTCGCCCCGCTCGGGGCCGACCTCGAGGGTCACGGCGCCGGACAGGACGCGCATCGTCTCCTCCTTCCGGCGGTGGTACTGGAGGCTCAACGACTCGCCGGCGCGCACGTGGAGGATCTTGCCGACGTAGCGGTCGGTGCGCGCCCAGATAGTCTCGTGCCCCCAGGGCTTGGGGACGTGCTCGGGCCGGATCGGGCCCGCGGGTCGCGTGCCGCTCATCGCTTGAGGGGCTCCCACCACGCGCGCCGCTCGCGGTACCAGGCCACGGTGGCGGCGAGGCCGTCGTGGAAGGTGCGCCGCGGGCGCCAGCCGGTCGCCCGCAGACGCGTCGCGTCGAGCGCGTAGCGCCGGTCGTGCCCCAGGCGGTCCGTCACCGGGCGGACGAGGCTCGCCGGACGGCCAACCAGGGCCAGGATGCGCTCGGCCACGGCGCGGTTCGGCATCTCGTTCTCCGCGCCAACGTTGTAGACCACCCCGCCGCGCTCCGGGAGGCCGAGGACGTGCCACAGCGCGGCCACGTGGTCCTCGACGTGGATCCAGTCGCGCACGTGGAGGCCGTCGCCGTAGAGCGGGAGCGGCAGGCCGTCGAGCGCGTTGGTCACGAAGAGCGGGATCAGCTTCTCCGGGAACTGATACGGGCCGTAGTTGTTCGAGCAGCGCGTGATGACCCCCGGCACGCCGTGCGTCGCGGCATAGGCCTGCACGAAGGCGTCGGCCGCCGCCTTGCTGGCCGCATACGGGCTCGAGGGGCGGAGCGGCGAGTCCTCGCGCGCGCGGCCCTCGACGATCGTGCCGTAGACCTCGTCGGTCGAGACGTGGAGGAAGCAGGCGAAGCCCTCCCGCCCGCGCACCGCCTCGAGGAGCGAGAGTGTGCCCTCGACGTTGGTGCGGAGAAAGGGCGCCGCGTCCCGGATGCTCCGGTCGACGTGCGTCTCGGCGGCGCAGTGCACCACCACGTCGATCCGCTCCTCCGCGACCAGCGCTGCGACCGGCGAGCGCGCGGCCACGTCGAGGCGCACGAAACGGAAGCGCGCATCGGCCTCGAGCCCGGCC is a genomic window containing:
- the rfbB gene encoding dTDP-glucose 4,6-dehydratase, which codes for MRLLVTGAAGFIGTNFVRHALARADAVERVVALDLLTYAGNRANLAGLEADARFRFVRLDVAARSPVAALVAEERIDVVVHCAAETHVDRSIRDAAPFLRTNVEGTLSLLEAVRGREGFACFLHVSTDEVYGTIVEGRAREDSPLRPSSPYAASKAAADAFVQAYAATHGVPGVITRCSNNYGPYQFPEKLIPLFVTNALDGLPLPLYGDGLHVRDWIHVEDHVAALWHVLGLPERGGVVYNVGAENEMPNRAVAERILALVGRPASLVRPVTDRLGHDRRYALDATRLRATGWRPRRTFHDGLAATVAWYRERRAWWEPLKR
- a CDS encoding prepilin-type N-terminal cleavage/methylation domain-containing protein, yielding MSRPAHTGGRGGAPAATGFTLLEVVIALTALALVTVICYGAFYLGIRAVERGEVAVVATQRLRVATDVIIRQIKSTVPYKARNRDDEEYVFFMGTASSMAFITAAGLEGGGGLTRVVYQVIDDPPRLVMSESPFFSTRRLGREPVDQPGLHSAVLLDDFRSLKFEYLFYEGVEPEWRSEWNGHDEEDMLPVAVRVLVDGIPGLEAGTWGQEIPVMAAHYGEEGGAGFLDDDDGDSDDDTPEDEPDEPDE
- the gspH gene encoding type II secretion system protein GspH, translating into MGSPVLLPRPRRGRAPLRPPLLRGGRRSRRRRRQPRHHQLGRRHRVSPPKTARESGFTLLEAVVVLIIIALGSALVVPMVEGGLEAREVRRAARQIASTMHYCRGEAVALGQPQELVIDALANSIHTTAWGRWAVLTDRAVIEDVRGGQAFGDGVVQVLFFPNGSTSGAEVILAGRHDRTEHRLRVALDPLLGTVQVGDATG
- a CDS encoding NAD-dependent epimerase/dehydratase family protein is translated as MAADGYIGKESAHVQFTNNGHGFRARVTELWSRLFLGTAREWEAPSGFDRERRVKQLALTGAPQVAGWLRSQLYTATGHKQVPPLVLNADDWAQQAFLAAYYAGDGLKAGNGDSVKTNSPVLAQGLCWLYTLRGQQSSVYVEWRDDPPYYQLSLSSSRPQGLKGQHLRKNPAEVRRVVPRRASEGEWVFDLETESGTFCAGVGRLVVHNSPRRGREFVTRKVSDGAVRVKLGLAPELRLGNLEARRDWGFAGDHVEAMWRMLQQPTADDYVVATGESHSVRELVEVAFGCVGLDWRQHVREDPALLRPAEVEHLVGDASKARRVLGWAPRVSFRELVEMMVRADLDRLQRT
- a CDS encoding cupin domain-containing protein, translating into MSGTRPAGPIRPEHVPKPWGHETIWARTDRYVGKILHVRAGESLSLQYHRRKEETMRVLSGAVTLEVGPERGEPCRVRLGPGEGFHLPPGTRHRVTALEDADILEVSTPELDDVVRLEDRYGRVT
- a CDS encoding NAD-dependent epimerase/dehydratase family protein — translated: MRVLVTGITGFAGPVVAAALLEAGHEVHGLVRGAGPWPRLGALPLAPDAFHRGDLADGRFPDLVRALAPGALVHLAGLSFAPAAERDPASAYRTNLGGTLAVLAAARAHAPRARLLVVTSSDVYGEVRAEDLPIVEETPLRPVSVYGASKAAADIAAAQWARAYGLDVVRARPFNHAGPGQDAAFVCSALARQLALIEAGRQEPVLRVGNVDPVRDFSDVRDIAAGYVALLERGRAGAAYNVCSGEGTSIAEVIAVLRGHARVPVRVQSDPALRRAVDVPRVVGSHARIAADTGWRPRIALADTLATVLDDWRRRLAS
- a CDS encoding type II secretion system F family protein, with protein sequence MAQFQYRAVDPQGKVIEGMIEAAEVPAVVARLHDRGLIPLSIASGDGARPRAAGVQLPALPALGRRRVKGRDLLIMTQELSALVGSGLPLDRSLATLADLADNPELKRILTEVLHAVQGGKSLAEALGQHRAFPPLYVNMIRAGEIGGFLELVLERLVEYLERGQQLRDEVRSALTYPVLLVCAMGVSILVLLVYVLPKFTVLFSEMGRALPLQARVLLAVSAAVRGYWWAGIGAVGLVAGGLRYSIRSPRGRYEWDQWKLRFALVGPLLRKMEVASLARTLGTLLKSGVPMLQALGIVKEVAGNQVIARSLGEVEVGVREGAGVAEPLARSGVFPPLAVQMIAVGEETGKLDELLIRVADHFDREVRVKIQQFTRLLEPVLILVMGLGVGSIVISMLSAIFSVNDLPM
- the gspG gene encoding type II secretion system protein GspG, with the translated sequence MRRRRRESGFTLIEMMVVMVIIGLLVALVGPNFIRQGEKAKVKAARAQVEMLGTALDTFRLDVGRYPTSQEGLAALRQRPFGVDRWDGPYLKKDTPRDPWDRPYYYRAPGEGGHPYDLLSYGADGAPGGDGDNRDITSWEGDTG
- the gspE gene encoding type II secretion system protein GspE — translated: MELQHRTLEQLLLEQGRLSQDDLRKVKRLQQERGERLERLLLDLGFISEEDLLPLLATYLGVEPVHRRDFPTAPVPLNGLNLKFLKHAKALPLAQTNGTLTVAMSDPADYYTIQGLQLATGLQVEPRLARERDVLEALETIYGGGTAADGRAEEPADAEIEYFGDDEEDVDHLRDLASEAPVIRFVNLLISRAVEQRASDIHIEPFENELKVRYRIDGVLHDVEAPARRLQAAIVSRIKIMAKLNIAERRLPQDGRIKLRLMGREIDLRVSTLPTLYGESVVLRILDRSSIVVNLESLGFPEDTLTQFNRLITKPYGMILVTGPTGSGKTTTLYGALDKINSPDKKIITIEDPVEYQLFGVNQIHVKPQIGLTFANGLRSIVRQDPDVIMVGEIRDAETAEIAIQAALTGHLVFSTLHTNDAAGAVSRLLEMGVEDYLLASSLLGVLAQRLVRRMCTKCRRPAEMAAEVLRDIGGDGGTQVFEGEGCEDCAQTGYRGRLGIFELLPVNEVIRPLILERSSAGIIKDAAVQRGMRTLREDGWHKVRTGVTTVAEVVRVTQEEV
- a CDS encoding type II secretion system protein gives rise to the protein MRRSPASVGFTLIEIAVALAILGVGIVTCLQIFGGSLRMQARASRETRAVLAARAAMDALLAAPEIQDHSENRDSAEGFRTHILIRHAGRDEGLSDKQLDFQSERSLRYLEVDVTWQDGTGAKTYTLKSLRMAPENE